From a single Lolium rigidum isolate FL_2022 chromosome 7, APGP_CSIRO_Lrig_0.1, whole genome shotgun sequence genomic region:
- the LOC124677198 gene encoding bifunctional riboflavin kinase/FMN phosphatase-like isoform X1, giving the protein MEESRSTRQFSHVILGLDGTLLNTDYVVQQVLKSFLVKEGKTWDSKKAQCLLRKGPYEAAVAVLEEYELPYSAEEFLNMITPMFNEKWGNIKALAGANRLVQHLRSKGVCVALASNSPRENIRAKIACHPGWEESFVAIVGGDEVTRGKPAPDIFVEAAKRMNSDPSNCIVIEDSLQGVLAGKAADMHVIAVPSIPKSTAEFGAADEVINSLLDLRLEKWGLTPFVDWIEDTLPIEPWFISGPVIKGYGRGSRVLGIPTANLPADKFSDILSEHTSGVYFGWAGLRKQGIYKMVMSIGWNPYFHNSEKTIEPWILHDFSEDFYGEELSLAIIGYIRPEANFSSVESLIERIREDGRIAEKALDLPIYACYKDLPYLRRDQND; this is encoded by the exons ATGGAAGAATCCAGGTCAACTCGACAGTTTTCTCATGTTATTCTTGGTTTGGATGGTACCCTCTTAAATACAG ATTATGTTGTACAACAGGTGCTAAAATCATTTCTTGTCAAGGAAGGGAAAACATGGGATAGCAAGAAAGCTCAGTGTTTATTACGAAAGGGACCTTATGAAGCTGCAGTTGCTGTTTTGGAAGAATATGAACTCCCTTACTCAGCAGAAGAGTTCCTCAACATGATTACTCCAATGTTTAATGAGAA GTGGGGCAATATAAAAGCCCTTGCAGGAGCTAATAGATTAGTACAGCATTTAAGGAGTAAGGGTGTATGTGTTGCTCTGGCTTCCAACTCCCCACGAGAAAACATTAGAGCAAAGATCGCTTGTCATCCGG GATGGGAAGAATCTTTTGTAGCAATTGTTGGTGGTGATGAAGTGACAAGGGGGAAGCCAGCTCCAGACAT ATTTGTGGAAGCTGCAAAGAGAATGAACTCTGATCCATCAAATTGCATCGTAATTGAGGATTCCTT GCAAGGTGTCCTGGCTGGTAAAGCTGCAGACATGCATGTGATAGCTGTACCTTCAATACCCAAAAGCACTGCTGAATTTGGTGCTGCTGATGAAGTGATCAATTCCCTCCTTGACTTACGGCTTGAAAAATGGGGCTTGACACCGTTTGTTGATT GGATTGAGGACACCTTGCCAATAGAGCCATGGTTTATCAGCGGACCTGTGATAAAAGGATATGGCCGTGGTTCTAGAGTACTAGGGATACCAACAG CCAACTTACCTGCAGACAAGTTCTCAGACATACTCTCGGAGCATACTTCTGGGGTATACTTTGGTTGGGCTGGACTGCGTAAACAAGGTATCTACAAGATGGTCATGAGCATTGGTTGGAACCCATATTTTCATAACTCAGAGAAAACTATT GAGCCATGGATACTTCATGATTTCAGCGAGGATTTCTATGGAGAGGAGCTCAGCCTTGCTATAATTGGCTACATAAGACCTGAG GCCAACTTCAGTTCGGTTGAAAGTTTGATAGAGAGGATTCGCGAAGATGGAAGAATAGCAGAGAAAGCTCTCGATCTCCCAATATACGCCTGCTATAAGGACTTGCCGTACTTGAGAAGGGATCAAAATGATTGA
- the LOC124677198 gene encoding bifunctional riboflavin kinase/FMN phosphatase-like isoform X2, whose product MITPMFNEKWGNIKALAGANRLVQHLRSKGVCVALASNSPRENIRAKIACHPGWEESFVAIVGGDEVTRGKPAPDIFVEAAKRMNSDPSNCIVIEDSLQGVLAGKAADMHVIAVPSIPKSTAEFGAADEVINSLLDLRLEKWGLTPFVDWIEDTLPIEPWFISGPVIKGYGRGSRVLGIPTANLPADKFSDILSEHTSGVYFGWAGLRKQGIYKMVMSIGWNPYFHNSEKTIEPWILHDFSEDFYGEELSLAIIGYIRPEANFSSVESLIERIREDGRIAEKALDLPIYACYKDLPYLRRDQND is encoded by the exons ATGATTACTCCAATGTTTAATGAGAA GTGGGGCAATATAAAAGCCCTTGCAGGAGCTAATAGATTAGTACAGCATTTAAGGAGTAAGGGTGTATGTGTTGCTCTGGCTTCCAACTCCCCACGAGAAAACATTAGAGCAAAGATCGCTTGTCATCCGG GATGGGAAGAATCTTTTGTAGCAATTGTTGGTGGTGATGAAGTGACAAGGGGGAAGCCAGCTCCAGACAT ATTTGTGGAAGCTGCAAAGAGAATGAACTCTGATCCATCAAATTGCATCGTAATTGAGGATTCCTT GCAAGGTGTCCTGGCTGGTAAAGCTGCAGACATGCATGTGATAGCTGTACCTTCAATACCCAAAAGCACTGCTGAATTTGGTGCTGCTGATGAAGTGATCAATTCCCTCCTTGACTTACGGCTTGAAAAATGGGGCTTGACACCGTTTGTTGATT GGATTGAGGACACCTTGCCAATAGAGCCATGGTTTATCAGCGGACCTGTGATAAAAGGATATGGCCGTGGTTCTAGAGTACTAGGGATACCAACAG CCAACTTACCTGCAGACAAGTTCTCAGACATACTCTCGGAGCATACTTCTGGGGTATACTTTGGTTGGGCTGGACTGCGTAAACAAGGTATCTACAAGATGGTCATGAGCATTGGTTGGAACCCATATTTTCATAACTCAGAGAAAACTATT GAGCCATGGATACTTCATGATTTCAGCGAGGATTTCTATGGAGAGGAGCTCAGCCTTGCTATAATTGGCTACATAAGACCTGAG GCCAACTTCAGTTCGGTTGAAAGTTTGATAGAGAGGATTCGCGAAGATGGAAGAATAGCAGAGAAAGCTCTCGATCTCCCAATATACGCCTGCTATAAGGACTTGCCGTACTTGAGAAGGGATCAAAATGATTGA